The genomic region ACCTACATTGGTGCTATGCCAGGTAGAATTATTCAAAGTTTAAAGAAAGCCGGAACCAGCAATCCTGTTTTTGTTCTGGATGAGATCGACAAATTAAGTATGGGAAATGCTGGAGACCCTTCTTCAGCATTACTCGAAGTACTGGATCCTGAGCAGAATTCAGAATTTCATGACAACTTCCTCGAGATGGGATTTGACCTATCCAAGGTGATGTTTATCGCTACCTGTAATTCATTGAATACAATTCAGCCAGCACTAAGAGACCGAATGGAAATTATCAATGTGACAGGTTATACGATTGAGGAGAAAGTAGAGATCGCAAAAAGACATTTACTTCCGAAGCAATTAGAAGAACACGGTCTGACTGCAGAACATCTTAAAGTTGGTAAAAAGCAACTTGAGAAAATTGTTGAAGGTTATACCCGGGAATCTGGAGTGAGATCTCTGGAGAAACAAATAGCCAAAGTGGTTAGATATGCAGCCAAGAACATTGCAATGGAAGATGAATATAATATCAAATTAAACGAAGAAGATATTATTGAAATTCTTGGAAGTCCCAAAATGGAGCGTGATAAATATGAGAACAATGATGTTGCTGGTGTAGTTACCGGACTTGCCTGGACTCAGGTGGGTGGTGATATTTTGTTTATCGAATCTATTCTTTCTAAGGGTAAGGGGAATCTTAGTATTACCGGAAATCTGGGGAAAGTGATGAAGGAATCGGCCACTATCGCTATGGAATATATCAAAGCGAACGCAGATGATCTCGGAATCGATGCCTCAATTTTTGAGAAGTATAATGTACATATACACGTCCCAGAAGGCGCAACCCCTAAGGATGGTCCTAGTGCAGGTATCACCATGCTTACTTCTCTTGTATCCCTATTTACTCAGAAGAAAGTTAAAAAGAGTATTGCCATGACCGGCGAGATCACTTTACGAGGAAAGGTTCTACCCGTTGGCGGAATTAAGGAAAAGATCCTGGCGGCCAAAAGAGCCCGTATTAAGGAATTGATCCTTTGCGAAGAAAATAAGCGAGATATCGAGGAGATTAAGGACGTATATTTAAAGGGTCTAACCTTTCATTATGTAAGGGATATGAGCGATGTCATAGATATTGCCATTACCAAGCAGGCGGTAAGAAACGCTAAGAAATTATAGACTAAGAAGCCCCGAAAGGGGCTTTTCTTTTGGATATATACCTAGTAAAAAGTTTAAAAATTTACCTTTGTAATTAGAAGTTTAGAGAATATGAGCAAGAAAATAACGATCGCCATCGACGGCTTTTCTTCAACGGGCAAAAGCACTGTTGCAAAAGGACTGGCTAAAAAATTGAATTATGTATACGTCGATACCGGCGCCATGTATCGCGCGGTGACTTTGTATATGATGCGAAAGCTATTTGTTTCAGATACTAACTTCGATGAAGAAGCGATCATCAGGCATTTGCCTTTTGTTAGTTTAAAATTCATTTTCAATGAAGAAAAAGGTTTTGGTGAAATGTATCTGAATGGTGAAAATGTTGAGAAAGAAATTCGATACATGGAAGTTTCGGAACAGGTGAGTAAGGTTGCAGCTGTTACAGATGTTCGAAAAATGCTTGTAGACCAGCAGCAGGAGATGGGAAAAGAGAAAGGTGTTGTCATGGATGGGCGCGACATAGGGACCGTAGTTTTTCCAGATGCTGAGCTAAAGATCTTTATGACAGCTTCTACTGAAAAAAGAGCCCAACGAAGATACGATGAGCTTATTGAAAGAGGTGATGAGGTGGAATTTGACGCGGTCTTGAAAAATGTGAAGGATCGTGATTTTATGGATTCAACGCGGGAAGATTCGCCGCTAATCCAGGCTGAAGACGCCGTGGAATTTGATAATTCTGAAATGGACCTGGAAGAGCAATTTGATAAGATCTTAGAGATCGCTAATAAACGAATTGATGAGGTGAGCTAGTCACTTGATTTATAAAGAATAAAACCTCCGCAATTAATCTAAGTATTAGTTGCGGATTTTTATTTAGTTATGTATTTTTGCACTCCTTTTTTGGCAGAATACCGGGAATCCAAAAAGGGTTGAAAATCAAAACTATAAACAACTTCTGTAGTTTCTGTTTTGCTGAAAGATTTCCGAAGAAACACAGAATACAAATTTAGGAGTCAGTAATGGCTGAAGAAAACACAAACAAAGAATCTCAGGAAATCGAAGTACAAGATGTTGCCGGTATGGCAAATGAGTCTCAACCTGACGCAGAAACGCAACAGGCAAACCCTGAGAAATTTCTAGAAGAATTTAACTGGCACAATTACGAAGAAGGAATTGATCCTATCGACGATAAGAAGCTGGAAGAATTCGAAAAACTAGTAGCTGAAAATTTCGTTGACACTTTAGATGACGAGGTTGTAACAGGAAAAGTAATTAATATTACAGATCGTGATGCAATCATTGATATCAATGCAAAGAGTGAAGGTGTTATTTCTCTAAACGAATTTCGTTACAACCCAGACCTTAAAGAAGGTGATGAAGTTGAAGTACTTATTGACGTTCGTGAAGATTCTACAGGTCAGTTGATCCTTTCTCACCGTAAGGCGAGAGTGATCAAGGCATGGGAAAGAGTAAATACAGCACATGATGAAAGTCTTGTTGTAAATGGATTCATTAAATGTCGTACCAAAGGTGGTATGATCGTAGACGTATTTGGTATTGAAGCTTTCCTTCCAGGATCGCAAATCGATGTGAAGCCAATTCGTGATTACGATGCTTACGTTGGAAAGAACATGGAATTCAAAGTTGTAAAGATCAACCACGAATTTAAAAACGTTGTTGTTTCTCACAAAGCGCTTATCGAAGCAGATATCGAAGAGCAGAAGAAAGAGATCATTGGACAGCTTGAAAAAGGTCAGGTACTTGAAGGTACTGTTAAGAATATTACTTCTTACGGTGTATTCGTTGACCTTGGAGGTGTTGATGGACTTGTTCACATTACAGACCTTAGCTGGTCTAGAATCAACCATCCAAATGAGATCGTTGAACTAGATCAAAAACTTAACGTTGTAATTCTTGATTTTGATGAGTCTAAGTCTAGAATTCAGTTAGGTCTTAAACAACTTAGCCAGCACCCATGGGATGCGCTTAGCGAAGATCTTAAGGTTGGTGACAATGTAAAAGGTAAAGTAGTTGTAATCGCAGATTACGGTGCATTTATCGAAGTTGCTGAAGGTGTTGAAGGTCTTATCCACGTTTCTGAAATGTCTTGGAGCACGCACTTGCGATCAGCTCAGGATTTCGTAAATGTTGGTGATGAGGTTGATGCTCAAATCCTTACTTTAGATAGAGAAGACAGAAAAATGTCTCTTGGTATCAAGCAATTGAGCCAGGATCCATGGACTGATATCACTACTAAATATCCTGTTGGGTCAAGACATGAAGGTATCGTTCGTAACTTCACTAACTTCGGAGTATTCGTTGAGTTAGAAGAAGGAATCGACGGACTTATTTATATCTCTGATCTTTCATGGACCAAAAAGATCAAGCACCCATCTGAGTTTACAAACGTAGGTGATAAGCTTGAAGTTGTAGTTCTTGAACTGGATGTTGATGGTAGAAAACTTAGTCTTGGTCACAAGCAGATCGAAGATAACCCTTGGGATAAGTATGAAGCCGACTTTGGAGTTGGAACAAAACATACTGCTGAGATCACTGAGATCGTAGACAAAGGTGCAACTATCGACTTCAATGAGGATATTACTGCATTCGTTCCACAGAGACATCTGGAGAAAGAAGACGGTTCTAAACTTAAGAAAGGTGAAGAAGCAGAATTCCAGATCATTGAATTCAATAAAGAATTCAAAAGAGTGGTAGCTTCTCATATGGTAATTCACAAAGAAGAAGAGCAAAAAATCGTTAAGCAGGCTGCTAAGAAATCAGCTTCGCAAAACAAGGACAACGCCACTACAATTGGTGATGTTAATGCTGATCTTCAAGCGTTGAAAGACAAGATGGAAGGGAAGAGCTAATTAACTCTCTCAGACATTAAATATAAAAACCTCCTTAGTTCGATAAGGAGGTTTTTTTTATATTCAATTTATCCGTTCTTAATTGGATATTATTTCCGCTTCATTTCCGGTTAATAGAAAAGATGAACTGCCTTTATCTTCCTGAGCTAAAATTTCTCCACTCACTTGATAATTGCCTTCAGGTAAGATGATTCTAACCTTCCATTCTGGCTGAAGCTGACTAATTTTAAAAGAAACTTTATCATTCAATTTCGAATAATGGATCGAAAGTGAGTTCTGCGCTATTTTTACATTTTCCAGAGAAACATTTTCCCACTCTCCTGGCATTTGTGGTTTGATCGTTACAAGTTTTTCGGAAGCCATTGGATCAATCCCAAAGAATTGCTGAATAATTGGAATTGCATAGCTGTAAATGGTCCATGCCTGAGTGATCATCCCATAATCCGGACTTACTTCGTACATACTTCCAGGGAAGGCATAGCTGAACGAACGGGTCATTTTCTTAAGATAACTCAATGCTTTATCAGGCCGGCCATAATTGTTTTCAGCAATTGCCTGAACTCCGGTTGGAAGTGTCATTACAGCCCCTGTATAGGAAAAACTTTTACTTCCTTTGAAACTTTCATTTCCTGTATCTGATGATTCATCGCGGTCTATCCCTGTTACAAATACCCCAAATGGATTCGTGTAAATTTCAGCTGTCTTTAGGGCTTTAATAGCTTTGGAAGAATCTGCTATCTTCATTTCCATTGGAGTATTTACCACCCAATTATGGTGTAAAACGAAAGGGCGCGACTCGGCAGAGGGATTATTCTGGATATAAGCCTTTGTTTTCTTCAATTCTGATACAGACCAGGGTTTATTTAAGGTATCGGCTCTTACGATTGCATCATCAATTAATCTCAAAGCCTGGGAATCAGTACCAATGAAATCTGCGAAAGATTGAAATTCTTCAGACCAGAAATCGGAATTGATCTTGCGTTTTAAACTTTCGGAAATACGTTTGTAATCTTCACTTAAAGCATCCTGATTCAATACTTTAGCGATTAGAGAAGCATCCTCGAATCCTTTCTGGGTATAAGAAGCAACATCGATCATTTCACTATCCAGTCCATGAATTTCCATCATTCCAAAGCCATCCGGAAAAAGATTTTTATTGGCATCGTTTTCGTTCATTAACCAGTTTAGACCTTTTTTAATGGTGGGAAAATATTTATTGAGGAAGCTATGGTTACCGTTCCATTTATAGATCTCCCAGATCAACGAAGCGAACTGTGGGGTTTCATTAATATTTCCATTATTAAAAACAGCCCCATTTGTGGACAGTTCGTGGATAATACGGCCGTTTGAATTAATCGCCATAGATACGCTATCTAGTAATTTGATGGTTTTATCGACCGCTTCGGTCTGGCCAACCGCCATAAATCCTCTCAATGCGTATTCGCTATCTACTCCAAACCACCAGGGGTAGTCTGGTACACCAGCGGTTATACCAGTTCCAATTTCAGGAACAGTCTGTACAAGCCATTCACAGTTGTACTTTAACCATTCAAATGTTTGCTGTATATTTTTATCTGAAATGGTTAACTTTGAATTTTGTGCAATCTGCTTGTATTTCTCCTTTTTATAGGTGATTTCACTTTTCAGGTTATTTTTTATATGGTTAAGATCCTTGAGAGAGTTTGAAACGGAAGTATATGATCCGGCAAAAAAAAAGTGATCATTTCAGACTCCCCAGGCTCTATAGACAGATCATAGCCAAGAAGTGTTCCTGTCCCGATGCCACGATACTTCTTAGGGACATTTTGGTGATAGTCTGATTTTCTATCAGCTTTAAAGACCGCACTCCACGGGTTTATACTATCATTAATAATCCAGTAGTCATGATCACCGTGGTATACAGCACGATCTGGTGAATCCACCATATTAGTTCTTTCTCCCAGCCAGGTTGGTCTCAGATCTGAATATGCACTGAAATTAAATTTTAAGTTTCTCGATTCAGATCCTGTATTTTTAAGAATGAACTGAATGGCCAGACTTTGTGTTGTGTCAGATACAAATTGCCATCGTTCTATTTCAATTTGTTTTTGCGCAAAATTGAAAGAATGCAGGCTGGCATATGGATAGTTAGTAAATAGTGCTGCATTATTTAATTCCAGGCTGTCCTGTTCTATTATAATCTCTGCTGAGACACCGTCAAAAAGTTTGATAGGATGATTCCAGATTCCACCCATCTCTCCGTTAATATGCCATCCTATTTCAGGAAATGAGCCATCTTGATAGCCAACCATATATGTTCTTCTTCCTGAGGTAACAAACGGTGAATTTAGATAGGATTCTTTACCATTTATATGAGTTGATTCTTTTAAATGATCTTTTATCCTTACTTCATTCTGAGATATCACAAAATTGGAGAGAAAGATTATAGTTAGAAATGAAATTTTGTCAATCATATTGGACATAACAATATTATTTATCATCTTAATTTAAGGACAAATTCGCAAGTGAGTCATCTTATGACCTAATCTGAATATAAAAATTGCGAGTTACCGGACGAAATTTCTGATCGAATGTTCAGGAAGCTGTTAGTTCTTCTGTAAAATTACTTTTCTGACCTATTTTCTGTTGAGAATATATTCTTCTGAAAGTTATTCATTAAATCCATGAGTTGATCTGCTTTGATAGGTTTAATAAGATAATTATCTACTTCACCATAACTCTTTGCCCTTTCTACATCATCTGGATCTACTGAAGAAGTTACTATATATATAACGACCTTTTTTGAACTTGGAATAGTTATGAACTCATCCAGAAATTGCCATCCATCCATAATTGGCATATTCAGGTCCAGTAATATAACATCCGGAACTGATTTATTAGATATCATGATAGGCCGTAATTTGGTAATTGCTTCTTCACCATTTTTAAATACCATAATACTCTCGGCAAAATTTGCCATTTCCATGATCCTTTTTGTGCCATAGATAAAAATTGGATCGTCATCTATAATACAGGCTATATCAACTTTTTTCATAATTCTTTAAATAGATTGAGAAGGTCGTTCCATGTCCAGGTGCACTTTCAACCTGAACTTTACCGTGTAGGGCTTCAATTTGATTCTTCGTAATGAATAACCCAATTCCTCTGGAGTCCTTATTTTTATGAAAGGTTTTATACATTCCAAACAATTTTCTCCGGTGTTTTTTAAGGTCTATACCAAGGCCATTATCTTCAATATCAATTTGAACAAATCCATCGTCTAGTATTCTCGCGCTTAATTTTACAAAAGAATCTTTTTCTAAAGAGCTGTATTTTAAAGCATTGGTCATAAAGTTTAGAAGTATGCTATCTATATATGCCGGAACTCCTAATACATAAATATCATCTGGAATGATGTTTTGAATATCAACCATTTCTCTCAGTGCAATGGCTGAAATTGAATGTTTGATATTTTCTGCACTTTTGTAAAGATTTACAGCATCTAAATTTTCTTCAACGGCAGTATTGATAAGTGTGACTTCGTTTAGATGTTTAATTGTTTCCGCTAAATTGTTCGATGCATTATTTAAATGAGAGAAGATTTCGTTCTTTTTTAATTCTGGGTAATCACTCATCGAAAGATCTAGGAGCATCCCAATATTACTGGAATGTGATCGTAGATTGTGAGAAACTATATGAGCAAAGTTTTTTAGTCTCGCATTTTGTTCCTGAGTGATGGTCATCACGCTGGAAAGTTCTTCCTGTACTAGTTTTAAATTTGTAATATCGATAGCCATAAAAAGGTATCCTGTATTCTCGCCGTTCTCTGAAATTGCTGTAATTGCCAATTGTACAGGAAATTCTGTACCATCTTTTCTAACGTAGGTCCAATCCTTATTTTTGAGCTTTTTACTGTTTGAAATCTTTTTCAAAAACTCAGGGAGATCATAGTTTTCATAATCACTGAAGAGGTTTTTCGAGAAGGATTCAAGTTCGTTAGATATATGAATTGAGGTTATGTTCAATTGCTGCGAGACTTCAGTCTGGGTATATCCAAGCATCCTTTCAGCTCCTTTGTTGAAGGATTCTATGCGCCCTTCAGAATCTGTTGAAATGATACTAACATGCGTACTTGCGTTGAAGATCCCTTCTAGTTTCCCTAAAGTTAGTCGCAGTTTTTCTGAAGCGATTTTTTCTTTAGTAATATCTGTAATTTGTGAAACAAAATGCAGTGGTCTGCCTTTATGATCCCGAACCAGTGATACGGCAAGTTTGATGAATACGATCGATCCGTTCTTATGGAAATATCTTTTTTCCATGTGATAAAATTCTCGTTCCCCGGCAACCAGCTCATTGAGTAAGCTTAAATCGGTATTCAAATCATCCGGATGGGTAATATCCTGAAATGTTAGTTTTCTGAGCTCTTCTTCATTATACCCTATTATATTGCAAAGACTCTTATTTACACTAAGCCATTCCCCACTAATATTCAGAATTGCCATTCCAATGGCGGCATGCTCAAAACTGCCCCGAAATGTCTGCTCACTAATACGCAATTTCTTTTCTGCAGTTAGCCTATGATTAATATTGTGCATAGCTACTACCGCTCCAGCAAGTTTACCATCCTGATCGAAAAGCTGAACACCGTTTACAGATACTGTAATTTCTTCTCCATAAACAGGTCGTATTCTAATCACTTCATTAGCGATCGGCCCGGTACTGAGTGCTCTTATAAGTGGAATTTCGTGCTGTTCCAGAGGTCGCGTGCCATCGGCATTATACAAACCATAATGACGGGATAGCTCTTCTACAGGAACAGGATTTGCAGGTAAACCATGCCAGTTTTTCGTAGCTTGATTAAAC from Christiangramia sp. OXR-203 harbors:
- a CDS encoding response regulator; this translates as MKKVDIACIIDDDPIFIYGTKRIMEMANFAESIMVFKNGEEAITKLRPIMISNKSVPDVILLDLNMPIMDGWQFLDEFITIPSSKKVVIYIVTSSVDPDDVERAKSYGEVDNYLIKPIKADQLMDLMNNFQKNIFSTENRSEK
- the rpsA gene encoding 30S ribosomal protein S1, which codes for MAEENTNKESQEIEVQDVAGMANESQPDAETQQANPEKFLEEFNWHNYEEGIDPIDDKKLEEFEKLVAENFVDTLDDEVVTGKVINITDRDAIIDINAKSEGVISLNEFRYNPDLKEGDEVEVLIDVREDSTGQLILSHRKARVIKAWERVNTAHDESLVVNGFIKCRTKGGMIVDVFGIEAFLPGSQIDVKPIRDYDAYVGKNMEFKVVKINHEFKNVVVSHKALIEADIEEQKKEIIGQLEKGQVLEGTVKNITSYGVFVDLGGVDGLVHITDLSWSRINHPNEIVELDQKLNVVILDFDESKSRIQLGLKQLSQHPWDALSEDLKVGDNVKGKVVVIADYGAFIEVAEGVEGLIHVSEMSWSTHLRSAQDFVNVGDEVDAQILTLDREDRKMSLGIKQLSQDPWTDITTKYPVGSRHEGIVRNFTNFGVFVELEEGIDGLIYISDLSWTKKIKHPSEFTNVGDKLEVVVLELDVDGRKLSLGHKQIEDNPWDKYEADFGVGTKHTAEITEIVDKGATIDFNEDITAFVPQRHLEKEDGSKLKKGEEAEFQIIEFNKEFKRVVASHMVIHKEEEQKIVKQAAKKSASQNKDNATTIGDVNADLQALKDKMEGKS
- a CDS encoding PAS domain S-box protein, encoding MQSVRDSEISLIMREPQVFEFIQKFGLHGFLIYKPEQPKIIWFNTQILRNLGFAAPVHILEKKKVEDLLELYSWNILLSNIPKSDVKSGQIKLKTSKDHFSNFTYKVIQSANHSLIFALEEQKQNVIQQLSSSIVGGISSEEISQMKKRFELKRLFIEQAPSAIAMFDNNLKYIAVSKRWLKDYNIEHIDVVGKSHYEIFPEIGEDWKQIHKECLSGAIHSKDEECFVRADGSKNWITWEVRPWYNPENEIGGIIMHTADITEIKNSQAENHRKQELMEKVLESVDVGIVACDAEGKLTLFNQATKNWHGLPANPVPVEELSRHYGLYNADGTRPLEQHEIPLIRALSTGPIANEVIRIRPVYGEEITVSVNGVQLFDQDGKLAGAVVAMHNINHRLTAEKKLRISEQTFRGSFEHAAIGMAILNISGEWLSVNKSLCNIIGYNEEELRKLTFQDITHPDDLNTDLSLLNELVAGEREFYHMEKRYFHKNGSIVFIKLAVSLVRDHKGRPLHFVSQITDITKEKIASEKLRLTLGKLEGIFNASTHVSIISTDSEGRIESFNKGAERMLGYTQTEVSQQLNITSIHISNELESFSKNLFSDYENYDLPEFLKKISNSKKLKNKDWTYVRKDGTEFPVQLAITAISENGENTGYLFMAIDITNLKLVQEELSSVMTITQEQNARLKNFAHIVSHNLRSHSSNIGMLLDLSMSDYPELKKNEIFSHLNNASNNLAETIKHLNEVTLINTAVEENLDAVNLYKSAENIKHSISAIALREMVDIQNIIPDDIYVLGVPAYIDSILLNFMTNALKYSSLEKDSFVKLSARILDDGFVQIDIEDNGLGIDLKKHRRKLFGMYKTFHKNKDSRGIGLFITKNQIEALHGKVQVESAPGHGTTFSIYLKNYEKS
- the cmk gene encoding (d)CMP kinase, whose amino-acid sequence is MSKKITIAIDGFSSTGKSTVAKGLAKKLNYVYVDTGAMYRAVTLYMMRKLFVSDTNFDEEAIIRHLPFVSLKFIFNEEKGFGEMYLNGENVEKEIRYMEVSEQVSKVAAVTDVRKMLVDQQQEMGKEKGVVMDGRDIGTVVFPDAELKIFMTASTEKRAQRRYDELIERGDEVEFDAVLKNVKDRDFMDSTREDSPLIQAEDAVEFDNSEMDLEEQFDKILEIANKRIDEVS